One Trichomycterus rosablanca isolate fTriRos1 chromosome 23, fTriRos1.hap1, whole genome shotgun sequence genomic window carries:
- the srsf10a gene encoding serine/arginine-rich splicing factor 10 isoform X2, with protein MFWPQCVTIQSLDRSGMFEDVRDAEDALHNLDRKWVCGRQIEIQFAQGDRKTPGQMRSKERRSPRSFSRYDDNDRDGGRSRRSRSRSYDRRRSRSPSFERRPRRSDSPRERRHRRSRSRNNDRSRRSRGHRVAPSRSRSGSRSPSPDSRLKKSRKPRSASGSPHALPTEDATQPSGTHEEEDARPRSASRSVSRSASRSRSRSRSWAGRKSGGH; from the exons ATGTTCTGGCCTCAGTGTGTTACGATACAAAGCCTTGACCGCAGCGGCATGTTCGAGGACGTCCGCGACGCCGAGGACGCCCTGCACAACCTGGACCGGAAGTGGGTCTGCGGACGCCAGATCGAGATCCAATTCGCCCAAGGAGACCGAAAAA CCCCGGGTCAGATGCGGTCTAAAGAGAGGCGTTCTCCTCGCAGTTTCTCCCGGTACGACGACAACGATCGGGACGGTGGCCGCTCCCGCCGCTCCCGCAGCCGGAGCTACGACAGACGCCGCTCACGCAGCCCGTCGTTCGAGCGCAGGCCTCGGCGCTCGGACAGTCCCAGAGA ACGCAGACACCGACGCAGCAGGAGCCGTAACAACGACAG GTCGAGGCGGAGTCGCGGCCACCGCGTCGCCCCCTCCCGCAGCCGCTCGGGCTCGCGCTCCCCCAGCCCCGACTCCAGGCTAAAGAAGAGCAGGAAGCCGAGATCTGCGTCGGGCTCGCCTCACGCCCTCCCCACAGAGGACGCCACCCAGCCCAGCGGCACGCACGAGGAGGAGGACGCCCGACCCAGATCGGCCTCTCGGTCCGTCTCTCGCTCGGCCTCGCGCTCGCGGTCCCGATCCCGGTCGTGGGCCGGTCGCAAATCCGGCGGCCATTAG
- the srsf10a gene encoding serine/arginine-rich splicing factor 10 isoform X1, which yields MARYLRPPNTSLFIRNISDESRPEDLRREFGRYGPIVDVYIPLDFYSRRSRGFAYIQFEDVRDAEDALHNLDRKWVCGRQIEIQFAQGDRKTPGQMRSKERRSPRSFSRYDDNDRDGGRSRRSRSRSYDRRRSRSPSFERRPRRSDSPRERRHRRSRSRNNDRSRRSRGHRVAPSRSRSGSRSPSPDSRLKKSRKPRSASGSPHALPTEDATQPSGTHEEEDARPRSASRSVSRSASRSRSRSRSWAGRKSGGH from the exons ATGGCGCGCTATCTCCGTCCTCCTAACACCTCTCTGTTCATCAGGAATATCTCTGACGAGAGCAG GCCAGAGGATTTACGTCGTGAGTTCGGCCGTTACGGCCCTATTGTAGATGTCTACATTCCCCTCGACTTCTATTCCCGTCGATCAAGAGGATTTGCATACATTCA GTTCGAGGACGTCCGCGACGCCGAGGACGCCCTGCACAACCTGGACCGGAAGTGGGTCTGCGGACGCCAGATCGAGATCCAATTCGCCCAAGGAGACCGAAAAA CCCCGGGTCAGATGCGGTCTAAAGAGAGGCGTTCTCCTCGCAGTTTCTCCCGGTACGACGACAACGATCGGGACGGTGGCCGCTCCCGCCGCTCCCGCAGCCGGAGCTACGACAGACGCCGCTCACGCAGCCCGTCGTTCGAGCGCAGGCCTCGGCGCTCGGACAGTCCCAGAGA ACGCAGACACCGACGCAGCAGGAGCCGTAACAACGACAG GTCGAGGCGGAGTCGCGGCCACCGCGTCGCCCCCTCCCGCAGCCGCTCGGGCTCGCGCTCCCCCAGCCCCGACTCCAGGCTAAAGAAGAGCAGGAAGCCGAGATCTGCGTCGGGCTCGCCTCACGCCCTCCCCACAGAGGACGCCACCCAGCCCAGCGGCACGCACGAGGAGGAGGACGCCCGACCCAGATCGGCCTCTCGGTCCGTCTCTCGCTCGGCCTCGCGCTCGCGGTCCCGATCCCGGTCGTGGGCCGGTCGCAAATCCGGCGGCCATTAG
- the fabp10a gene encoding fatty acid-binding protein 10-A, liver basic codes for MAFSGTWQVYAQENYEEFLRAIALPEDIIKLAKDVKPVTEIQQTGNDFVITSKTPGKSVTNSFTIGKEAEITTMDGKKIKCTVKMEEGKLVCQTEKFSHTQELKGGEMIETLSVGGTTMIRKSKKM; via the exons ATGGCCTTCAGCGGAACGTGGCAGGTTTACGCCCAGGAGAACTACGAGGAGTTCCTGAGGGCCATCG CTCTACCTGAGGACATCATCAAACTGGCCAAGGATGTTAAACCCGTCACAGAGATCCAGCAGACCGGCAACGACTTCGTCATCACCTCCAAAACCCCTGGCAAATCGGTCACCAACTCCTTCACCATCGGCAAGGAGGCCGAAATCACCACCATGGATGGGAAGAAGATCAAG TGCACAGTGAAGATGGAAGAAGGGAAGCTGGTCTGTCAGACGGAAAAGTTCTCCCACACTCAGGAGCTCAAGGGAGGAGAAATGATTGAG ACTCTGAGTGTAGGAGGCACCACCATGATCAGGAAGAGTAAAAAGATGTAA